The Chitinivorax sp. PXF-14 DNA window TCAAAGGCCGCGTGCAGGGACATGCGGACGGCTTTGGCTTTCTCGTACCCGACGACGGCAGCGCCGATCTGTTCCTGAGCCCCAAGGAAATGCACAAGGTGCTGCACGGCGATCGTGCCCTGGTGAAAGAGCTCGGAAAAGACTTCAAGGGCCGCCGTGAAGGCCGTGTGGTCGAAGTGATTGAGCGTGCCAACAAACGGTTGGTCGGCCGCCTGTATACCGAACGGGGCGTGATATTCGTCGTCGCGGAAGACAAGCGCATCAACCAGGACATCCTGATCGGGCCGGAGGACGGCGCCGGCGCGCAGGCCGGGCAAGTGGTCACGGTAGAGATACTGACCCAGCCTAACAAGTATGCCCAACCGATCGGCCGTGTCGTCGAAGTGCTCGGCAATTATGCCGACCCCGGCATGGAGATCGAGATCGCCTTGCGCAAGCATGACTTGCCATTCGAGTTCTCCGAGGCGGCCGAGGCACAGGCCAGGAAAACCCCGAAGAAGGTCCGCAAGGCCGACTGGAAGCCCGATGAAGGGCTGAAGCGGGAAGACATCACCGATCTGCCGCTGGTCACCATCGATGGCGAAACCGCCAGGGACTTCGACGATGCCGTGTATTGCGAGCCCGCCGGCAAGGGCTGGCGCCTCGTCGTCGCGATTGCCGACGTCAGCCATTATGTTCGCCCCGGCGATGCGCTGGATGTGGCTTCACGCGAGCGCGGCAACTCGGTCTATTTCCCTCGGCGGGTGATCCCGATGTTGCCGGAGGCATTGTCCAACGGCATCTGCTCGCTGAATCCGGAAGTCGAGCGCCTGTGCATGGTGTGCGACATGCAGGTGTCGGCGAAGGGGAGCATCAAGCGTTATCGTTTCTACCCGGCGGTGATGCACTCCAAGGCGCGGCTGACCTACACCAAGGTGTGGGACATGCTGCAGAACCCGAAGGGCAAGGACACCAAGCAGTACAAGAAGCTGTTGCCCCACCTCAACGATCTGTACACGCTGTTCAAGGTCTTGCTCGGCGCGCGCCAAAGCCGCGGTGCGATCGACTTCGAAACCACCGAAACGCAGATGGTGTTCGACGATCAGGGCAAGATCGAGAAGATCATCCCGGTGATGCGCAATGACGCCCATCGCCTGATCGAGGAGTGCATGCTGGCGGCCAACGTCTGCGCGTCGGATTTTCTGGAATCCAACGAGCACCCGGCGCTGTATCGCATCCATGAAGGGCCGACACCGGAGAAGCTCGAAAACCTGCGCGCCCTGCTGCGCGAGTTCGCGTTGACGCTGCCTGGCGGCGACGAGCCGCATGCCAAGGACTACGCCAAGCTGTTGCTGCAGGTCAAGGACCGGCCCGAGGCCGCGCTGCTGCAGACGGCCATGCTGCGTTCGCTACAACAGGCCGTTTACAGCCCAGACAACGTCGGCCATTTCGGCTTGGCCTATGACGGCTATACGCATTTCACCTCGCCGATCCGCCGTTACCCGGATCTGCTGGTGCATCGGGCCATCAAGGCTGTTCTGCGCAAGGACAAGTACAAGCCGGGCATGAAGTGGTCGGAGCTCGGCGAGCATTGCTCGATGACCGAGCGTCGCGCCGATGACGCCAGCCGTGACGTGCAAAACTGGCTCAAGTGCTACTACATGCGCGACCGGGTGGGTGACAGCTTCGATGGCACGATCAGCGCGGCTACCGGCTTTGGCATCTTCGTGCTGCTCGACGAGGTGTATGTCGAGGGCCTGGTGCATGTGTCCGAGCTCGGCAGCGACTATTTCCGCTATGAGCAGGCGCTGCATAGCTTGATCGGCGAGCGTACCGGTAAGCGCTACCGTCTCGGCGACAGGGTCCGGATCAAGGTGGTGAGGGTGGACATGGAGTCGAGCCGCATCGATTTCGTGCTGGACGAGCCAGTCGAGGAGCCCGCCCCGGAGACTCCGGCACGTCCCCGTCGCCCAGCCCGCAAGAAGCAGTAGTCGCCACCATCCACAGCTTTTGGGGAAAAAGCTGTGGATGGCTTGTGGGTAAATGGCGTAGCGAGCTGTCCGGGCACGGGATTTTCTGGGGTGCACATGAATTAATCAGCTCATGCTGATACACTAAAAGGCCTGAAAATCCAGCTGTGTCAAGCCTTGCTGTGTTCCGGACATGCCAGCCTTATCCACGGTTTGTCTGGACAGCCATGTGAACTGGCTGTGGATAGTTTTGCTAAGCATCTGGCAGGATTGGCTTTTCATCTGGCTGCTCAATAAACCGCCATCTCCATTCCCGCGCCATCAATCCAGTTGTTTCATGAGGCTATACGAGCAAGCCGGGCAGGCACTGCTGTGCCGTGACATCGATGCCAAGTTGGCGCAGACAGATGCACTTCATCGCGGCTGGCGGCTGGGGCGGGTCGAGCTCGAAGATGACTGCTCCGTCCATCCGGTCGACAACCCCGGCAGGCCCGAGCGGCCGTTGCTGGTGCATCCCAGCAAGGTCGAACGGCGCAAGCTCGGCTCGGTGGAGGGCCGGGCGGTGCTGATATACGACATCGCCCACATCGAGTTCAATGCGGTCAATCTGGTCCTGGATGCGGTTCATCGCTTCCGCGGTTTGCCGCCGGACTATTACGGTGACTGGCTGCGCGTTGCACAGGAAGAGGCCAGCCATTTCCGCTTATTGCGTAGCCGGCTGACTGCGCTCGGTTTTCAATATGGAGACTTTACCGCCCACGATGGCTTGTGGGCGATGGCCGTCAAGACCGCAGACGACCCACTGGCGCAGATGGCGTTGGTTCCCCGCATCCCGGAGGCGCGCGGGGCTCAATGTGATGCTTGGCATCAAGGCCAGGTTACGCAGGGTGGGTGACGCGGAAACGGCGGGCATGCTTGATATCATCCTGCGTGACGAGATCGGCCATGTGGCGATCGGTAACCATTGGCTCCACTATCTCTGCGAGTCGTGCGGGCTCGATCTGATCGAGTCTTTCAAGACGCTGCGCCGCGAACGAGGTGGCCCGGGTATCGTTGGCGAGTGCCCGCATCCAGGCTGGATTTGACGAAACGGAATTGAGGCTGCTGGCCGCTGGTTGCGCATAGAAAGAAAGCCGCTGGTGCGGCTTTCTTCGTGACGGGCTGATCAGGCGATCTGGTTCAGCCCCTTGGGGAGGGAGAACACCACGTTCTCTTCTACTCCCTGTAGTTCCGCCACTTCGCTCGCGCCAAGCTCGCGAATCCGGGTGATGACGGCCTGCACCAGGACTTCCGGTGCCGAGGCGCCGGCGGTCACGCCCACCCGTTGCTGGCCTACAAACCATTCCGGCTTGAGCTGGTCGGCGTTATCCACCATGTAGGCTGGGCGCCCCAGGTTCTCCGCCACTTCGCGCAGGCGGTTCGAGTTGGAGCTGTTGGGCGAGCCAAGCACGATGACCACATCGGCCTCTGCCGAGAGCTTCTTCACGGCATCCTGGCGATTTTGCGTGGCATAGCAGATGTCGTCCTTCTTCGGGCCGACAATCGCCGGGAAGCGCTGGCGCAGCGCGTCGATGACCGTTGCGGCATCGTCAACCGACAGCGTGGTCTGCGTGACATAGGCGAGTTTGTCGGCGTCGCGCACGGAGAGGTGTTCGACGTCGGCGGCGGTTTCGACCAGGTACATGCCGCCGTCAGCTTGTCCCATGGTGCCCTCCACCTCGGGATGCCCTTTGTGGCCGATCATCACGATCTCGAAGCCGTTTTCACGCATCTTCTTGACCTCGACATGCACCTTGGTCACGAGCGGGCAGGTCGCATCATAAACCTTCAGGCCGCGCGACTCGGCCTCCTGGCGGACGGCCTGGGAAACACCGTGGGCGCTGAAGATCAGTGTGCTGCCGGCCGGCACTTCGGCCAGATCCTCGATGAAGATGGCGCCCTTGCGCTTGAGGTCCTCGACCACGAACTTGTTGTGGACCACCTCGTGGCGGACATAGATGGGCGCGCCGAACTGCTGCAAGGCGCGTTCGACGATGGCGATGGCGCGGTCGACACCGGCACAGAAACCACGCGGGTTGGCGAGGAGAACCTGCATAAAGTCGTCTTGTCTTGAAAAATCAGTGGCTTATTGTAACGCGTGAGCCCGCCTTCCGGCGAGCCCACACGAAAGGCTTACTGTGGCTGCCGTTTCAGGCTATCGAGGACCAGCAGCACTGCGCCGACGGTAATCGCGCTATCCGCCACATTGAAGGCTGGCCAGAAATAGCTGCTGTAGTAGACCTGGATGAAGTCGACCACGTGGCCGTAGGCCACCCGGTCGATCAGATTGCCGAGCGCTCCGCCGAGAATCAGGCTGAGCGCCAGGCTCAGCAGCCTGTTCTCATGGTGCCGGCGCAATACCCAGACGATCGCGCCTGAGGCAACAACGGCGATCAGGCTGAACAAATGGCGCTGCCAGCCGCTCTCTTGTGCGAGAAAGCTGAAGGCGGCGCCCTTGTTGTAGGCAAGGACCAGATTGAACGACGGCAGCACGGGGATCACCTGACCGTAATGCAGGGCGCTATCGACCCAGAGCTTGGTCAGCTGGTCGAGAACGATCACGACCAGCGCCAGGGACAGCCACTTACGCATGAACACGAGCCTCTCCCTTGCCATGCAGATTGCTCACACAACGACCGCAGATCGCCGGGTGGGCGGCATCCTGCCCAACATCGGCACGATAGTGCCAGCAGCGCTCGCACTTTTGCTGCGCGCTCGCGTTGACGGTGATCTCGAGGGCCTCGCCTTTGTCGACGCGCGCTGCGGAGGTGATCAGTACGAAGCGCAGATCGTCACCAAGCGATGTCAGCAGATCGTAAAGCTCGCCGCCTGCGGTCACCGTGACTTCGGCCTGTAGCGACGAGCCGATGGCGCCCGCCACACGGACTTCCTCGATCTGCTTCTGCACCTGCGAGCGCAGTTCGCGCAGTTGACCCCAGCGTGCTTGCAGGCGCTCGCCGATGGTCACGTCCACCACCGGGAACTCATACCACGTATGCAGGAAGATGGAGTCATCGTGTTTGCCGGTGAGCCAGCTCCAGGCTTCTTCCGCGGTGAAGCTCAGGATCGGTGAGAGCAGTCGGACCAGGCTGTGGGTGATGTGATGCAGCGTGGTCTGTGCCGCGCGTCGAGCCTTGGAATCGACGCCCGAGGTATAGAGGCGGTCCTTCAGGATGTCGAGGTAGAACGCGCCGAGCTCTTCCGAGCAGTAGGCCGTCAGCTCCTGCACCGCATGGTGGAAGGCGTAGCGCTGGTAATGGCTGGCCGAATCGCGCCCGGCGAATTCAGCCAGACGCTCCTGCAGCGACTTGGCCTGCACGATTGCGTACTGGTCGATTTCGAGCAGCTGGTCGAAAGGCAGCAACTGTGTCTTGGCGTCGAAGTCGCTCAGATTGGCGAGCAGGAAGCGCAAGGTGTTGCGGATGCGGCGGTAGGCCTCGGTCACACGCTTGAGGATCTCGTCGGAGATGGCCAGATCGCCCGAGTAGTCCGTCGACGCAACCCACAGACGCAGGATGTCGGCGCCGAGCGTGTCGTTGACCTTCTGTGGTGCCACCACATTGCCCTTGGACTTGGACATCTTCATGCCCTGGCCATCGACCACGAAGCCATGCGTCAGCAGTTGCTTGTAGGGTGCGTGACCAAAGGTGGCGCAGCCGGTCAGCAGCGAGGACTGGAACCAGCCGCGGTGCTGGTCCGAGCCTTCGAGATAGAGATCAGCCGGGAAATCATCGCTCGGGTCGAGGCGGGCCATATCCTCGCGCTGCTTGACCACCGCGTAGTGGGTCGAGCCGGAATCGAACCAGACATCCATGGTGTCATTGAGCTTGCGGTACTGATCAGCCTCGTCGCCGAGCAGCTCTTTCGGGTCGAGCGCGAACCAGGCCTCGATGCCGCCAGTCTCGATGCGCTTGGCCACG harbors:
- a CDS encoding ferritin-like domain-containing protein, producing the protein MNWLWIVLLSIWQDWLFIWLLNKPPSPFPRHQSSCFMRLYEQAGQALLCRDIDAKLAQTDALHRGWRLGRVELEDDCSVHPVDNPGRPERPLLVHPSKVERRKLGSVEGRAVLIYDIAHIEFNAVNLVLDAVHRFRGLPPDYYGDWLRVAQEEASHFRLLRSRLTALGFQYGDFTAHDGLWAMAVKTADDPLAQMALVPRIPEARGAQCDAWHQGQVTQGG
- the lspA gene encoding signal peptidase II, which gives rise to MRKWLSLALVVIVLDQLTKLWVDSALHYGQVIPVLPSFNLVLAYNKGAAFSFLAQESGWQRHLFSLIAVVASGAIVWVLRRHHENRLLSLALSLILGGALGNLIDRVAYGHVVDFIQVYYSSYFWPAFNVADSAITVGAVLLVLDSLKRQPQ
- the ispH gene encoding 4-hydroxy-3-methylbut-2-enyl diphosphate reductase → MQVLLANPRGFCAGVDRAIAIVERALQQFGAPIYVRHEVVHNKFVVEDLKRKGAIFIEDLAEVPAGSTLIFSAHGVSQAVRQEAESRGLKVYDATCPLVTKVHVEVKKMRENGFEIVMIGHKGHPEVEGTMGQADGGMYLVETAADVEHLSVRDADKLAYVTQTTLSVDDAATVIDALRQRFPAIVGPKKDDICYATQNRQDAVKKLSAEADVVIVLGSPNSSNSNRLREVAENLGRPAYMVDNADQLKPEWFVGQQRVGVTAGASAPEVLVQAVITRIRELGASEVAELQGVEENVVFSLPKGLNQIA
- a CDS encoding DUF455 family protein, yielding MLGIKARLRRVGDAETAGMLDIILRDEIGHVAIGNHWLHYLCESCGLDLIESFKTLRRERGGPGIVGECPHPGWI
- the rnr gene encoding ribonuclease R; the protein is MSNKKSKEPNNTNNPAKESLRLNDPFLAREQANYPNPLPSREFILQLLTDKGVPMAANELSGLLDITEEEQVLFERRLRAMERDGEIMVNRKGAICMPEKLELIKGRVQGHADGFGFLVPDDGSADLFLSPKEMHKVLHGDRALVKELGKDFKGRREGRVVEVIERANKRLVGRLYTERGVIFVVAEDKRINQDILIGPEDGAGAQAGQVVTVEILTQPNKYAQPIGRVVEVLGNYADPGMEIEIALRKHDLPFEFSEAAEAQARKTPKKVRKADWKPDEGLKREDITDLPLVTIDGETARDFDDAVYCEPAGKGWRLVVAIADVSHYVRPGDALDVASRERGNSVYFPRRVIPMLPEALSNGICSLNPEVERLCMVCDMQVSAKGSIKRYRFYPAVMHSKARLTYTKVWDMLQNPKGKDTKQYKKLLPHLNDLYTLFKVLLGARQSRGAIDFETTETQMVFDDQGKIEKIIPVMRNDAHRLIEECMLAANVCASDFLESNEHPALYRIHEGPTPEKLENLRALLREFALTLPGGDEPHAKDYAKLLLQVKDRPEAALLQTAMLRSLQQAVYSPDNVGHFGLAYDGYTHFTSPIRRYPDLLVHRAIKAVLRKDKYKPGMKWSELGEHCSMTERRADDASRDVQNWLKCYYMRDRVGDSFDGTISAATGFGIFVLLDEVYVEGLVHVSELGSDYFRYEQALHSLIGERTGKRYRLGDRVRIKVVRVDMESSRIDFVLDEPVEEPAPETPARPRRPARKKQ